In Sphingomonas psychrotolerans, the following proteins share a genomic window:
- the nirD gene encoding nitrite reductase small subunit NirD has protein sequence MTADWLDVGPVDQLPAMGARTLPVRGGDEIAIFRTANGNVYALVNKCPHKHGPLSQGIIHGTSVTCPLHNWRISLITGEVLGEDRGCTPVIPVKVDGGRILIGRREALASLAA, from the coding sequence ATGACCGCAGACTGGCTCGACGTCGGCCCGGTCGACCAGCTTCCCGCGATGGGTGCGCGCACCTTGCCGGTCCGCGGCGGCGACGAGATCGCGATCTTCCGCACCGCCAACGGCAATGTCTATGCGCTGGTCAACAAATGCCCGCACAAGCACGGCCCGCTGAGCCAGGGCATTATCCACGGCACCAGCGTGACTTGCCCGCTGCACAATTGGCGGATCTCGCTGATCACCGGCGAAGTGCTGGGCGAGGACCGCGGCTGTACCCCGGTCATCCCGGTCAAGGTAGACGGCGGCCGCATCCTGATCGGGCGCCGCGAAGCGCTCGCCAGCCTCGCTGCCTGA
- a CDS encoding alginate export family protein: MRSMLLAGAALAAAAPACAQDIKPLVEARARYEHVEQDGFAEDAEALTLRVRAGVQASTGPWTALVEAQGTMAVVDDFYDGLHGSATRPLVADPENVALYRAQLQYKTKAFAATAGRQRIALEDERFVGNGPFRQNAQTFDAVRVELTPIKGLKADVSYAWSVRTIWGVEGTGARQPAIRGDNIFANLSYATPVGTLTGFAYLIDQDEAAVQGYRLSSQSYGVRLAGVQKLSAVAKLSYQASYATQSEYGRNPNDYRADYYLLDAGLEVSGFKLGAGYEVLGADEGVALTSFQFPLGTNFKFQGWADKLLTTPPDGVRDLYGSLGYGWKAAGPFKGVTLQAAYHRFESDRLVRHYGDELNLLASGKLGKTTLSVRYADYHADLFATDTRRLWLQLDWAL; this comes from the coding sequence ATGAGATCGATGTTGTTGGCGGGCGCCGCATTGGCCGCCGCGGCGCCGGCTTGCGCCCAGGACATCAAGCCGCTCGTCGAGGCGCGTGCGCGCTACGAGCATGTCGAGCAGGACGGGTTCGCCGAAGACGCCGAGGCGCTGACATTGCGCGTGCGCGCCGGGGTGCAAGCCTCGACCGGGCCATGGACCGCTCTGGTCGAGGCCCAGGGCACGATGGCGGTGGTCGACGACTTTTATGACGGGCTCCACGGATCCGCGACGCGGCCGCTGGTCGCGGATCCGGAGAATGTCGCGCTCTATCGGGCGCAACTCCAGTACAAGACCAAAGCCTTCGCGGCCACGGCCGGGCGGCAGCGGATCGCGCTGGAGGACGAACGTTTCGTCGGAAACGGGCCCTTCCGCCAGAATGCCCAGACCTTCGACGCGGTGCGAGTCGAACTCACGCCGATCAAGGGGCTCAAGGCCGATGTCAGCTATGCCTGGAGCGTCCGGACGATCTGGGGTGTCGAAGGCACTGGCGCGCGACAGCCGGCGATCCGCGGCGACAATATCTTCGCCAACTTGTCTTATGCGACGCCGGTCGGGACGCTCACCGGCTTCGCCTATCTGATCGATCAGGACGAAGCGGCGGTGCAGGGCTATCGGCTGTCGAGCCAAAGCTATGGGGTGCGGCTGGCGGGTGTGCAGAAGCTGTCGGCGGTGGCGAAGCTGTCATACCAGGCAAGCTACGCGACCCAGTCGGAATATGGACGCAATCCGAACGATTATCGCGCGGACTATTACCTGCTCGATGCCGGGCTCGAGGTATCAGGCTTCAAGCTCGGCGCGGGTTACGAGGTTCTGGGCGCGGACGAGGGTGTGGCGCTGACGTCGTTCCAGTTTCCGCTAGGCACCAACTTCAAATTCCAGGGCTGGGCCGACAAGTTGCTGACCACGCCGCCGGACGGGGTGCGCGATCTCTATGGCAGCCTCGGCTATGGCTGGAAGGCGGCAGGACCGTTCAAGGGCGTGACACTGCAGGCGGCGTATCACCGCTTCGAGAGCGACCGGCTGGTCCGCCATTATGGCGACGAGCTCAATCTGCTCGCCAGCGGCAAATTGGGCAAGACGACGCTCTCGGTGCGCTACGCCGATTACCATGCGGACCTGTTCGCCACCGACACGCGAAGGCTGTGGCTGCAGCTCGACTGGGCGCTTTAA
- the cobA gene encoding uroporphyrinogen-III C-methyltransferase produces MQDDLIGLGEVWLVGAGPGDPDLLTRKAERLLHAASVVFYDALVGEGVLALIPAHVRKVPVGKRSGRHSKDQGSINALLVEAALAGERVVRLKGGDPAMFGRSMEEVAALAEIGVRARICPGVTAASAAAASAGISLSLRGLARRVQFVTAHARAGEPLELDWAQLADPGCTTAFYMGRSAAADISRNLIAHGLDPKTPVLIACDVSLASERCLRTRLDLLPLAVQAVTEGKPTLILVGEAVRQEESAIVTRTVAKAER; encoded by the coding sequence ATGCAGGATGATCTCATCGGTCTCGGCGAAGTGTGGCTGGTCGGCGCGGGCCCCGGCGATCCCGATCTGTTGACTCGCAAGGCCGAGCGGCTGCTGCACGCCGCGAGCGTGGTGTTCTATGACGCATTGGTGGGCGAGGGCGTGCTCGCGCTGATCCCCGCGCATGTGCGCAAGGTGCCGGTGGGCAAACGCTCGGGCCGGCATTCGAAGGATCAGGGTTCGATCAACGCGTTGCTCGTCGAGGCGGCGCTGGCGGGCGAGCGTGTGGTGCGCCTCAAGGGCGGCGATCCAGCGATGTTCGGGCGCTCGATGGAGGAAGTGGCGGCGCTGGCCGAAATCGGCGTGCGCGCGCGGATATGTCCGGGCGTCACTGCAGCGAGCGCCGCGGCTGCCTCCGCGGGCATCTCGCTTTCGCTTCGCGGGCTCGCGCGGCGGGTGCAGTTCGTCACGGCCCACGCCCGCGCCGGCGAGCCGCTCGAGCTCGATTGGGCACAGCTCGCCGATCCCGGCTGCACCACTGCTTTCTATATGGGGCGATCGGCCGCCGCGGACATCAGCCGCAATCTGATTGCGCACGGGCTCGACCCGAAGACCCCGGTGCTGATCGCCTGCGACGTCAGTCTGGCGAGCGAGCGCTGCCTGCGCACCCGGCTCGATCTGCTGCCGCTCGCGGTGCAGGCAGTGACCGAAGGAAAGCCGACGCTGATCCTCGTCGGCGAGGCAGTGCGGCAGGAAGAGAGTGCGATCGTGACGCGGACAGTGGCGAAAGCGGAGCGCTGA
- a CDS encoding CmpA/NrtA family ABC transporter substrate-binding protein produces MTPLSIAFLPLTDSAPLVVARAKGFAEAQGIDLSLVRTTSWATLRDRLVYGQVQAAHMLAPLAIAVNLGLSQHPAAISAPFKLNVNGNALVMANAFAEALDPDPAKRVHDPEAVAHDFANAIGLYRRKPVIGVVHRFSSHALMLRYWLGFAGVDPDRDVNLRVLPPSFMGEALRLGEIDGFIAGEPWNTAAVAEGLGEIVAAGVDIWRRGVEKVLAMRTDWMEANAETVDRLLVAVSQAAAWCDDPANREELAILLERPEHVGQPAEWIMAALRGKLMLRRGDAPVDIPDFLLFHREAAGFPWRSQALWIYSQLVRWGMVKADPATERQAADVFRPDIYRRALGGAGLPMPGASMKLEGALAAPLAVGAHQGALTLGPDRFFDGAVFDPDDLQGYLAALAR; encoded by the coding sequence ATGACTCCGCTATCGATTGCCTTCCTGCCGCTGACCGACAGCGCACCCCTGGTCGTCGCGCGGGCCAAGGGCTTTGCCGAGGCGCAGGGGATCGACCTCAGCCTCGTGCGCACTACCTCATGGGCGACGCTGCGCGATCGGCTGGTTTATGGCCAGGTGCAGGCGGCGCACATGCTCGCGCCGCTGGCGATTGCCGTCAATCTCGGGCTCAGCCAGCATCCCGCGGCGATCTCGGCGCCGTTCAAACTCAACGTCAACGGCAATGCGCTGGTGATGGCGAACGCGTTCGCGGAGGCGCTAGATCCCGATCCTGCCAAAAGGGTGCACGATCCCGAAGCCGTCGCGCATGATTTCGCCAATGCGATCGGGCTGTACCGGCGCAAGCCGGTGATCGGCGTGGTCCATCGCTTCTCCAGCCACGCGCTGATGCTGCGTTACTGGCTCGGTTTTGCCGGAGTCGATCCCGATCGTGACGTCAATCTGCGCGTGCTGCCGCCTTCGTTCATGGGCGAGGCGCTGCGGTTGGGCGAGATTGACGGGTTCATCGCAGGCGAACCGTGGAACACCGCCGCAGTGGCAGAAGGGCTAGGCGAGATCGTCGCGGCCGGCGTCGACATCTGGCGGCGCGGCGTCGAGAAGGTGCTGGCGATGCGCACCGACTGGATGGAGGCCAACGCCGAGACGGTCGACCGGTTGCTGGTCGCGGTGTCGCAGGCGGCGGCGTGGTGCGACGATCCGGCCAATCGCGAGGAGCTTGCGATATTGCTCGAACGGCCGGAGCATGTCGGCCAGCCTGCCGAATGGATCATGGCGGCGCTGCGCGGCAAGCTCATGCTGCGCCGCGGCGACGCGCCGGTCGATATTCCCGATTTCCTGTTGTTCCACCGCGAGGCTGCAGGCTTCCCGTGGCGCAGCCAGGCGCTGTGGATCTATTCGCAATTGGTGCGTTGGGGGATGGTCAAGGCCGATCCGGCGACCGAGCGCCAGGCCGCGGACGTGTTCCGGCCCGATATCTATCGCCGCGCGCTGGGCGGAGCGGGGCTGCCGATGCCAGGGGCGAGCATGAAACTGGAGGGGGCGCTCGCCGCGCCGCTGGCGGTGGGAGCGCATCAGGGGGCGCTGACCTTGGGTCCCGATCGCTTCTTCGACGGCGCCGTTTTCGATCCCGACGATCTGCAGGGATACCTTGCTGCACTTGCGCGGTAA
- a CDS encoding nitrate reductase, which produces MPQPFPIGEQVRTTCAYCGVGCGIVATRTGERAVEIKGDAQHPANHGRLCSKGTHLGETVGLEGRLLHPMIGKRQASWDKALDLVAKRFRQTIAEHGPDSVAFYVSGQLLTEDYYVANKLMKGFIGSANIDTNSRLCMSSAVAGHMRAFGEDVVPASYDDLDAADLIVLVGSNTAWCHPVVYQRIRARCDAGAKLVVIDPRRTETADEADLHLAIKPGSDVALMNGLLAHCRTNGLIDETYLSRSVSVPDDFWDKVGEGSDLWSVAKACDLPPADLRRFFELFAANPRTVTMFSQGVNQSLRGTDQVNAIINVHLATGRIGKPGAAPFSITGQPNAMGGREVGGLASTLAAHMGFAADDVARVGRFWAAPTMAAKPGLKAVDLFRAVGEGRIKALWVMATNPAVSMPDAGRVREALAVCPFVVVSDVIAETDTSKFAHVRLPAAAWGEKDGTVTNSERRISRQRAVLDLPGEAKPDWWIVTKVAQKMGWRTAFPYDRPAEIFREHARLSAYQNHGARLFDLREQVVIGNEAYENIEPFRWGGDAFAEGRFPTADGKARLVAVQQIALQDPLPKWPMTLNTGRYRDHWHTMTRTGLSPKLARHRDEPMVEVHPGDAAELGLTDRSLARVSTPQGESVFRVILSTGQRRGELFVPIHWTDQQSTGGRTGLLPRPLVDPHSGQPGFKSTPAAIAPVAVEWRGFLLAASEVKQPDCLWATRVRVAGGVLYELAGDGDPAQLDALLPKGERIEALDRARGSRRLAILKDGKLAAALFVTREGLLPSRDWLIAQIGAAAGPAVLAGAPPGAREDRGPIVCLCFDVGLKTIVQAVASQQLTSVEAVGAALSAGTNCGSCRPAIRRLIEQNRSTAHAG; this is translated from the coding sequence GTGCCGCAGCCCTTCCCGATCGGCGAACAGGTGCGAACCACCTGCGCCTATTGCGGCGTGGGCTGCGGCATAGTCGCGACGCGTACCGGCGAACGGGCGGTCGAGATCAAGGGAGACGCGCAGCATCCCGCCAATCACGGCCGGCTCTGCTCGAAGGGCACGCATCTCGGCGAGACCGTCGGGCTCGAGGGGCGGCTGCTCCACCCGATGATCGGCAAGCGCCAGGCGAGCTGGGACAAGGCGCTCGATCTGGTGGCGAAGCGTTTCCGCCAGACGATCGCCGAGCATGGGCCGGACAGCGTCGCTTTCTACGTCTCGGGCCAATTGCTCACCGAGGATTATTACGTCGCCAACAAGCTGATGAAGGGGTTCATCGGCTCGGCGAACATCGACACCAATTCGCGGCTGTGCATGTCGAGCGCCGTCGCCGGGCATATGCGCGCGTTCGGCGAAGACGTGGTTCCCGCGAGCTACGACGATCTCGACGCCGCCGACCTGATCGTGCTGGTCGGGTCGAACACCGCGTGGTGCCATCCGGTGGTCTATCAGCGGATCCGCGCGCGCTGCGACGCCGGTGCGAAGCTGGTAGTGATCGATCCGCGGCGCACCGAGACTGCCGACGAGGCCGATCTGCATCTGGCGATCAAGCCGGGCAGCGACGTCGCGCTGATGAACGGCCTGCTGGCGCATTGCCGGACCAATGGACTGATCGACGAGACCTACCTGTCCCGCAGCGTCAGCGTACCGGATGACTTCTGGGACAAGGTCGGAGAGGGGAGCGACCTGTGGTCGGTGGCGAAGGCGTGTGATCTGCCGCCCGCCGACCTCAGGCGCTTCTTCGAATTGTTTGCCGCAAACCCGCGCACCGTCACGATGTTCAGCCAGGGCGTGAACCAGTCGCTGCGCGGCACCGATCAGGTCAACGCGATCATCAACGTGCACCTCGCCACCGGCCGGATCGGCAAGCCGGGCGCGGCGCCCTTCTCGATCACCGGCCAGCCCAATGCGATGGGCGGACGCGAGGTCGGCGGGCTCGCCTCGACGCTGGCTGCGCATATGGGTTTCGCGGCGGACGATGTCGCGCGGGTCGGGCGCTTCTGGGCGGCGCCCACGATGGCCGCCAAGCCCGGCCTCAAGGCAGTCGACCTGTTCCGCGCAGTGGGCGAGGGGCGGATCAAGGCGTTGTGGGTGATGGCGACCAACCCTGCGGTGTCGATGCCCGATGCAGGCCGGGTGCGCGAGGCGCTGGCGGTGTGCCCGTTCGTCGTCGTCTCGGACGTGATCGCCGAGACCGATACGAGCAAGTTCGCGCATGTCCGGCTGCCGGCGGCGGCATGGGGCGAGAAGGATGGCACGGTCACCAATTCGGAGCGGCGGATCAGCCGCCAGCGCGCGGTGCTCGATTTGCCGGGCGAGGCGAAGCCGGATTGGTGGATCGTGACGAAGGTCGCCCAGAAAATGGGCTGGCGGACGGCATTTCCCTATGACCGGCCGGCCGAGATCTTTCGCGAGCATGCGCGGCTTTCGGCCTATCAGAACCATGGGGCGCGGCTGTTCGATCTGCGGGAGCAGGTCGTTATAGGCAACGAAGCATATGAAAACATTGAACCTTTTCGGTGGGGCGGCGATGCGTTCGCCGAGGGCCGCTTCCCGACCGCGGACGGCAAGGCGCGGCTGGTGGCGGTTCAGCAGATCGCGCTGCAGGATCCGCTGCCCAAATGGCCGATGACGCTGAATACCGGGCGGTATCGCGATCACTGGCACACGATGACGCGCACCGGGCTGAGCCCTAAATTGGCGCGGCATCGCGACGAGCCCATGGTCGAGGTGCATCCGGGGGATGCGGCGGAGCTCGGTCTCACCGACCGTAGCCTCGCGCGCGTGTCGACGCCGCAGGGCGAGAGCGTGTTTCGCGTCATCTTGAGCACCGGCCAGCGCCGCGGCGAGCTGTTCGTGCCGATCCACTGGACCGATCAGCAATCGACGGGCGGGCGCACCGGATTGCTGCCGCGGCCGCTGGTCGATCCGCATTCGGGCCAGCCGGGCTTCAAATCGACTCCAGCCGCGATCGCACCGGTAGCGGTGGAATGGCGCGGCTTCCTTCTCGCCGCGAGCGAAGTGAAGCAGCCCGATTGCCTGTGGGCGACGCGGGTGCGCGTGGCGGGTGGCGTGCTCTACGAACTTGCCGGCGACGGCGATCCCGCACAGCTCGATGCATTGCTTCCCAAGGGCGAGCGCATCGAAGCGCTGGACCGCGCACGCGGATCGCGGCGTCTCGCGATCTTGAAGGATGGCAAGCTCGCGGCTGCCTTGTTCGTCACCCGCGAAGGGCTGCTCCCATCGCGCGATTGGCTGATCGCGCAGATCGGGGCCGCCGCGGGGCCGGCCGTGCTGGCGGGAGCACCGCCCGGGGCGCGTGAGGATCGCGGACCGATCGTCTGCCTGTGTTTCGACGTCGGGCTGAAGACGATCGTCCAGGCGGTGGCGTCGCAACAGCTGACCAGCGTCGAAGCCGTGGGCGCGGCGCTTTCGGCGGGAACCAATTGCGGCTCGTGCCGCCCGGCTATCCGCCGGCTGATAGAGCAGAACAGGAGCACGGCCCATGCAGGATGA
- a CDS encoding nitrate/nitrite transporter, which produces MREGFDYAGGGADVDPVPARAKSSFWQSGHTPTLIAAFLYFDLAFMVWVLLGPLAPDIAKALQLTAAQKGLMVATPTLAGALLRVVNGLLVDRIGPKRAGAISQVIVIVGLFIAWVMGVNSFAGTLALGVILGFAGASFAIALPLASRWYPPEHQGKAMGLAGMGNSGTVLAALFAPTLAKLFGWNSVLGLACIPLTLVFVAYMLMAKDAPNAPAPKKLTAYFQPLKLPDAWWLMAFYAVTFGGFVGLAASLPIYFTDRFGLSTITAGYCTAACVFAGSLIRPLGGALADRIGGVKALSAVFVVAALALAGVSMAQSVASALALFVLAMLALGTGNGSVFQLVPQRFQAEIGVMTGLVGMAGGIGGFYLASSLGFAKQLTGSFSAGFLIFAGLALIALAGLMLVKARWRSTWTSGARI; this is translated from the coding sequence ATGCGCGAAGGCTTCGATTATGCGGGCGGCGGGGCGGATGTTGATCCGGTCCCGGCGCGGGCCAAATCGAGCTTCTGGCAGTCGGGACATACGCCGACATTGATCGCGGCGTTTCTCTATTTCGATCTGGCCTTCATGGTCTGGGTGCTGCTGGGGCCGCTGGCGCCGGACATCGCCAAGGCACTGCAGCTGACCGCGGCGCAAAAGGGATTGATGGTGGCGACGCCAACCCTGGCGGGCGCATTGCTGCGCGTCGTCAACGGGCTGCTGGTCGACCGGATCGGACCCAAGCGCGCGGGGGCGATCAGCCAGGTCATCGTGATCGTCGGGCTGTTCATTGCCTGGGTGATGGGAGTGAACAGCTTCGCGGGCACGCTGGCGCTGGGCGTGATCCTCGGCTTTGCCGGGGCGAGCTTCGCGATCGCATTGCCGCTGGCCAGCCGCTGGTATCCGCCCGAGCATCAGGGCAAGGCGATGGGGCTCGCCGGCATGGGCAATTCGGGCACCGTGCTCGCCGCCTTGTTCGCGCCGACGCTCGCCAAGCTCTTCGGGTGGAATTCGGTGCTCGGGCTCGCCTGCATCCCGCTGACGCTCGTCTTCGTCGCCTATATGCTGATGGCCAAGGACGCGCCCAATGCGCCCGCGCCCAAGAAGCTGACGGCCTATTTCCAGCCGCTCAAGCTGCCCGATGCGTGGTGGCTGATGGCCTTCTACGCAGTCACTTTCGGTGGGTTCGTCGGGCTGGCGGCGTCGCTGCCGATCTACTTCACCGACCGGTTCGGGCTGAGCACGATCACCGCGGGTTATTGCACCGCCGCCTGCGTGTTCGCCGGATCGCTGATACGGCCGCTGGGCGGCGCGCTGGCCGACCGCATTGGCGGGGTCAAGGCGCTGTCGGCGGTGTTCGTCGTCGCGGCGCTGGCGCTGGCCGGGGTGAGCATGGCACAGAGCGTGGCGAGCGCGCTGGCGCTGTTCGTCCTCGCGATGCTCGCGCTCGGCACCGGCAACGGATCGGTGTTCCAGCTGGTGCCGCAGCGTTTTCAGGCCGAGATCGGGGTGATGACCGGGCTGGTCGGCATGGCCGGCGGGATCGGCGGCTTCTACCTCGCCTCGTCGCTGGGTTTCGCCAAGCAGCTGACCGGGAGCTTCTCGGCGGGGTTCCTGATCTTCGCGGGGCTGGCGCTGATCGCACTGGCCGGGCTGATGCTGGTCAAGGCGCGCTGGCGCTCGACCTGGACCAGCGGCGCGCGTATCTGA
- a CDS encoding ANTAR domain-containing response regulator: MRIVIVDDSGLRATVLEEGLRDAGYDDIHVVPPQGAFVAKIERMAPDVVLMDLGSPSRDTLEEMLAVSRALARPIAMFVDQSDDAMIGAAIDAGVSAYVVDGLRKDRVKPILDLAIRRFNAFARMQTELDEARTALADRKVIDRAKAILMQTRGLSEPEAYTLLRSTAMSQSKRIADVADALITAHSLLGGL, from the coding sequence TTGCGGATCGTGATCGTCGACGACAGCGGCTTGCGCGCGACCGTGCTCGAAGAGGGGCTGCGGGACGCGGGCTATGACGACATTCACGTCGTGCCGCCGCAAGGCGCGTTCGTCGCCAAGATCGAGCGGATGGCGCCCGACGTGGTGCTGATGGACCTCGGCAGCCCCAGCCGCGATACGCTGGAGGAGATGCTCGCGGTCAGCCGCGCGCTGGCCCGGCCGATCGCGATGTTCGTCGACCAGTCCGACGACGCGATGATCGGCGCGGCGATCGACGCTGGCGTATCTGCCTATGTCGTCGACGGGCTGCGCAAGGACCGGGTCAAGCCGATCCTCGATCTTGCGATCCGCCGCTTCAATGCCTTCGCCCGGATGCAGACCGAGCTCGACGAGGCGCGCACCGCGCTCGCCGATCGCAAGGTGATTGATCGCGCCAAGGCGATATTGATGCAGACGCGCGGACTGTCCGAGCCCGAGGCGTACACGCTGCTGCGCTCGACTGCGATGAGCCAGAGCAAGCGCATCGCCGATGTCGCCGACGCGCTGATCACCGCCCATAGCCTGTTGGGGGGGCTGTAA